Below is a genomic region from Cygnus atratus isolate AKBS03 ecotype Queensland, Australia chromosome 19, CAtr_DNAZoo_HiC_assembly, whole genome shotgun sequence.
ACCTCCTCAAGGGCAGCGCAGTTAGGAACAGCAGTGAGGTGAATGCTCCCTGGCCTCAGCCTTGGTTCTGTGGGGATAAAAAGGAGACTGGCAACAGTCGCTCGTCTTGAGAAAAACTGAAGGAGGCTGCCACATTCTCCGAGCTTGCATGCATAGGAGAAGGTGTTAACAGAGCTCCACCGCTGCATTTCGGAGCAGACTCAGACATGCTGGCAGTGGGAACTGTCCTGCTGCCAGTGACACCTTTGCAGGGGACAGACACTGACGTGCAGCTTTGGCTGCCCAGTTCTTGGAGTCCTCCAACAGACAACAGAAGGGGGGGGGGTAGCACAGGCCTGGCTTCCTGCCTATCTCAGGACTAACAAAACCTCTCCAACTTCACGTTTGAGTCTTGCGGGAGCAGGAGCATGCTGGCCTGATGTATCAGTCTTGGGCTGCCACTCCGTGAGCTGCAGTGATCAAACGTAGGCTCAAGCAGGAATACAGGTCAAATACAGCCAGAGCCCACTGGGATCCCAGCCCAGGGTgtcctgtgcctgctgctcagTGTCAGAGGTGCACGTGGATCCCACCGAGCACCCTTGTCTCAGTGCCAAAAGGGAGGGGGATGGAGGATGAGGAGGGTGTTGCCTCTCCCTGGAAAAGGCAGAATAGGGGGTCCGTGCCTTGGCTGCCTTGAACACCCTGTCCCGTTTTGCAGGCAGAACACGAGCTGCGGCTCACTCAGACCGAGTTCGATCGACAGGCAGAGGTGACACGGCTCCTGCTGGAGGGGATCAGCAGCACCCACGTGAGTCTGCGTGGGtacctggggagggggctgagaGGCACCCTTGGGCCTCTGCAGCAATCCCAAACTTGGCGAATGAGCGTACTCTACTCAGCCATGTCTTAAATACTGGGCTGCACACGGCTGCTCCCcttggggcaggagctgcaggaagagggTTCTGTGCTCCGGCACCCAAACTCACTCACGGTCCCTCCCATGCAGGTGAATCACCTTCGCTGCCTCCATGAGTTTGTGGAGTCCCAGACCAACTACTACGCTCAGTGTTACCAGTACATGCTGgacctgcagaagcagctgggcAGGTGAGACCAGAGGCTGCTTTCACCTCCCCAGGGGTTACTGGCTCATCCCGAACTAGTAAAGTTCAGGCCTCCTTCCTCTTGGAGAGAAGcccacaccccccccctccAAGCTACGACAGCTTCTGAGCGTACAGAGCGGTGACCAGTCCTGGTGGCAGCATTTAGAGTGGGCTTTGCCATCAGATTCATCTGGGCCTTATGCATTCATCTCAAAGCACGGCCAAGAGTCTGAACATCCTTCCTCAAGATCAGTTAAGTCACGCTGGAGACTAATTCCTGTTGCCAAGCGACGGGCTGAGGGTCTCAGCCGCAGCAGTAACCGAacctgagctgctggctgcacatCCTGGGTGCGGGTAGGGCTCTTCTGGTACCTGCTACAACGGCACGGTGGGCTGACCCCGGAGGGGCCTCTGCATGGTAACTCACCACTCCTGTTTCGTTCTTTTCCATGCTTGCAGCTCCAAAGGAGAAATGTAAGTATCATGTGCAGGACTGGCTCTAAGAGCGCTACACCGCAGCCAAACTGCATGCAGGCTTGCTCCAAAGGCCAGAGCTACGCTCCCCTAGCATAGGGGCAGATAACCACAGATAAACAAGACCTAGCTTCATTACTTTATCTGGAGAGCCCAGAGAGCCGGGGAGCCTCCAGTTATGGTATCTAGTTTAATAGCAACAACGAGTGTCCCAGTCCTGAAGAACGAGCAGGCTAAACAACATGTGAGAGCAGGGCGAGGATACAGCAGTGCAGAGACCAAAGTAACACCCGCCCAGCCCCCTGTGGTGCCACCCGACAGTCTCGTCCCCTGCACGTTAGGTAGCAGTCCTGTAACAGGACGCTGGAAGGAAAGTAAGCAGACAAACACCTGTTGGATGGGCTCAGCACCTGAGTACTAAGTGCATTTCCCCACTTGAAGGGCAGCATGGATACGTTACAGTGTTAGCTGGAACTCTGCAGCATCATCCCTGCAGTGCAGCCACTGAAGGAAAGAGCTTTCTTGGCTCCTCACACGAGAGACTAACTGAactctgcttttttctcctgcGTAAGATTTTCAGGCACCTTTGTAGGGAACGCAGAATCCACAtctcctcccccagctgctACCTCTCCGCCAGCTGTCGGTGCTGCCACTCTCCCTGCTGTGCCTACCATCCCAGTTGTACCCACAATTGTCGGGGTGCCCAATACCGTGGCAGAGAGCGTACTGAACCCCAATGAAGTCAAGCCTCCTGCCAGCGGGACACGGAAGGCCAGAGTCCTGTATGATTACGAAGCAGCTGACAGCAGTGAGCTGGCACTTCTTGCAGATGAGGTTGGTGGCTTTTCTTTGCATCGAATGTTGCTGTTAAGtgtccagcagcagcctgctgcccagTCAGCAGCCTCTTGGTTACTTTGCCTGCCCCTAAAAACCCCATTTTGTGGAACTGATAATAGAATCTTTTCCTTAACCGTAGTATCTTTTGCAGTGAGTTTGCGCTCAGGGCCATTTGCTGTTTAAGACTTGTACAGCCTGTTGTACCCAGCTAACAAAACACCCCAGCATTTGGTATCTTCACTGAGACCCTCAAACCTAGCTAGCTTACGGGCTAAGCTACTGCCTGGAGACCTGGTCTAATCCTGCTGAGAACAAAGGAAATTCAGCAAGCTGCAAATGGTTTTGGTGACTAGACTGAATTTTTGTATCCAGAGAGGATGATGACAGAGCAATATCAAGCCACCCAGTATGCAAAAATACTTTAAGTCAATTTGGAGAATgaaaaggcagcagggacatCAATGGGCAATAGATCTTCTGGTAGAGCTGCAAATAGTTCCAGGAAGGCTTCAGGGGAAAAGTGCAGATGCCTGCTAAATAAACTTTAGGAATtaacttactgtttttttcagtacacATCTGACTGCACTTCTTGGCTCTGCGTGCAGAAGCAGGTCCTGTTTAACGCTGTCTTCTCTCCCCAGATGATCACTGTGTACAGCCTGCCAGGCATGGACCCAGACTGGCTCATAGGGGAAAGAGGGAACCAGAAGGGGAAAGTTCCTGTCACTTACTTGGAACTGTTAAGTTAAATGTCTCCAGGAAGAAGAATGT
It encodes:
- the SH3GLB2 gene encoding endophilin-B2 isoform X3, which produces MDFNVKKLASDAGVFFSRAMQFTEEKLGQAEKTELDAHFENLLARADSTKNWTEKILRQTEVLLQPNPSARVEEFLYEKLDRKVPSRVTNGELLAQYMTEAANDFGPGTPYGKTLIKVGETQRRLGAAERDFIHSASINFLTPLRNFLEGDWRTISKERRILQNCRLDLDACKARLKKAKAAEAKAAAEHELRLTQTEFDRQAEVTRLLLEGISSTHVNHLRCLHEFVESQTNYYAQCYQYMLDLQKQLGRFSGTFVGNAESTSPPPAATSPPAVGAATLPAVPTIPVVPTIVGVPNTVAESVLNPNEVKPPASGTRKARVLYDYEAADSSELALLADEMITVYSLPGMDPDWLIGERGNQKGKVPVTYLELLS